The following are encoded together in the Fundulus heteroclitus isolate FHET01 chromosome 19, MU-UCD_Fhet_4.1, whole genome shotgun sequence genome:
- the LOC105939045 gene encoding transcription factor Sp3 — protein sequence MASADVDSSQSEFLQAGGAAETQTTDMSAIQLTGSDRWEVLTPVSSAKEDQGVIHIPNSGIVTSNGQYVLPIGSLPSQPIYVTASGNEATANGVSGIQYQVIPQIQNADGTLAGFSTQGLDDGTGQIHLLQDGSQSNMGISCSTTAATDLLTQAGQVQSIQGVSLAGGSAYASTVGLPGNITFVPINSVDLESLGLTGAQTVPIATGVTPEGQLIMSGQPLESQSQDGGSKQSLVTVGDAGGNQEMYVPTTSSSSSNASQLPATIDGTGVLTQATAVSAGVSDPSSTENFNSHNHLQQMQVSSSSATTISQPILQLSGDGQAQVAQGQDLSGAGQTMQSVQLVNPGTFLIQAQTVTATGQIQWQTFQVQGVQSLQGLQLPQGQGQAQQLTLAPVQTLPLGQAGQVSLPNLQTVTVNSVTQTGVQYAQGEEARSPSGIQIKEEPDSEEWQLSGDSTLNPSDLSNLRGPMGDEDMEAAGGDGKRLRRVACTCPNCKESGGRGSGVGKKKQHICHIPGCGKVYGKTSHLRAHLRWHSGERPFVCNWMYCGKRFTRSDELQRHRRTHTGEKKFVCSECSKRFMRSDHLAKHIKTHQNKKGGGPPSTSPPTTDAVITADGTTLILQTATAHDLVANQEIPLQLVTVAPGEVLE from the exons ATGGCGTCCGCGGAcgtggacagcagtcagagcGAGTTCCTGCAAGCTGGCGGCGCGGCCGAAACACAG ACAACAGACATGTCGGCCATTCAGTTGACGGGCTCGGACCGGTGGGAGGTGCTGACCCCCGTCTCGTCCGCCAAGGAAGACCAAGGCGTCATCCACATTCCTAACTCGGGGATCGTCACGTCCAACGGGCAGTACGTGCTTCCAATCGGGAGTCTTCCCAGCCAGCCCATTTACGTCACCGCGTCTGGGAACGAGGCCACGGCCAACGGGGTGTCGGGCATCCAGTATCAG GTCATTCCCCAAATCCAGAACGCCGACGGGACGCTGGCAGGGTTCTCCACACAGGGACTGGACGACGGCACGGGCCAGATCCACCTCCTCCAGGACGGCAGCCAGAGCAACATGGGAATCAGCTGCTCCACGACGGCGGCCACGGACCTCCTCACGCAGGCGGGCCAGGTCCAGTCCATCCAGGGCGTGTCGCTGGCCGGAGGCTCGGCGTACGCCAGCACCGTAGGGCTTCCCGGCAACATCACCTTCGTCCCCATAAACAGCGTGGACCTGGAGTCCCTCGGGCTGACGGGGGCCCAGACGGTACCGATCGCCACCGGGGTGACGCCCGAGGGCCAGCTGATCATGAGCGGCCAGCCGCTGGAGAGCCAGAGCCAGGACGGCGGCAGCAAGCAGTCGCTGGTGACGGTGGGCGACGCCGGCGGCAACCAAGAGATGTACGTGCCAACCacttcctcctcgtcctccaacGCCTCCCAGCTCCCCGCCACCATCGACGGCACGGGGGTCCTCACCCAGGCCACGGCGGTGTCCGCGGGGGTGTCCGACCCCTCCTCCACGGAAAACTTCAACTCCCACAACCACCTACAGCAGATGCAG gtgtccTCCTCCAGCGCCACCACCATCTCCCAGCCCATCCTGCAGCTGTCGGGGGACGGCCAGGCCCAGGTGGCCCAGGGCCAGGACCTGAGCGGCGCCGGCCAGACCATGCAGAGCGTGCAGCTGGTCAACCCGGGCACCTTCCTCATCCAGGCCCAGACGGTCACCGCCACGGGTCAGATCCAGTGGCAGACCTTCCAG GTTCAGGGCGTCCAGTCGCTGCAGGGGCTCCAGCTACCGCAGGGCCAGGGCCAGGCTCAGCAGCTGACCCTGGCCCCGGTCCAGACCCTTCCCCTGGGCCAGGCGGGCCAGGTCAGCCTCCCCAACCTCCAGACGGTCACGGTCAACTCCGTAACGCAGACCGGAGTCCAGTACGCGCAGGGAGAGGAGGCGAGGAGTCCATCCG GCATCCAGATCAAAGAGGAGCCCGACTCGGAGGAGTGGCAGCTGAGCGGGGACTCCACGCTCAACCCCAGCGACCTGAGCAACCTCCGGGGGCCAATGGGAGACGAGGACATGGAGGCGGCGGGCGGAGACGGCAAGCGGCTCCGCAGGGTGGCCTGCACCTGCCCCAACTGCAAGGAGTCCGGAGGAAG GGGTTCAGGCGTGGGCAAGAAGAAGCAGCACATCTGCCACATCCCCGGCTGCGGCAAGGTCTACGGGAAGACGTCCCACCTGAGGGCTCACCTGCGCTGGCACAGCGGAGAGAGGCCCTTCGTCTGCAACTGGATGTACTGCGGGAAGAGGTTCACCCGGAGCGACGAGCTCCAGAGACACAGGAGGACGCACACAG GAGAGAAGAAGTTCGTGTGCTCCGAATGCTCCAAGAGGTTCATGCGCAGCGACCACCTGGCCAAGCACATAAAGACTCACCAGAACAAAAAGGGTGGCGGGCCCCCCTCCACGTCCCCGCCCACCACCGACGCCGTCATCACCGCGGACGGAACCACGCTCATCCTCCAGACCGCCACCGCCCACGACCTTGTAGCCAATCAGGAGATCCCTCTGCAGCTGGTCACCGTGGCGCCCGGTGAGGTCCTGGAGTGA
- the LOC105939058 gene encoding transformer-2 protein homolog alpha has product MSDNEKDFREQDSRGASRSASPRGSAKSTSHSPARSKDGSRHSRSRSRSHSRSKSRSRSHRSSRRRYSRSRSRSRRRRSRSRSRSSSYRRRRSHSHSPMSNRRRHIGNRANPDPSACLGVFGLSLYTTERDLREVFSKYGPLADVNIVYDQQSRRSRGFAFVYFENSQDSKEAKEHANGMELDGRRIRVDFSITKRAHTPTPGIYMGRPTYGGGGGGGGGGGGGGGGGGGGGGGGSSRRFSRDYDRGYDRGYDRGYDRDYDRYEERDYRSYRRRSPSPYYSRGYRSRSRSYSPRHY; this is encoded by the exons ATGAGCGACAACGAGAAGGACTTTAGGGAGCAG GACTCTCGGGGAGCCTCAAGGAGTGCGTCCCCAAGGGGCTCGGCAAAATCCACCAGCCACTCTCCGGCACGCTCTAAGGATGGCTCTCGGCACTCCAGGTCCAGATCTCGGTCGCATTCCAGATCAAAATCCAG ATCAAGGTCCCACCGAAGCTCGCGCAGGCGCTACTCCCGCTCTCGCTCCCGCTCTCGACGCAGGCGGTCAAGAAGCCGCTCTCGCAGTTCGAGTTACCGTCGACGCAGGAGCCACAGCCATTCCCCGATGTCCAATCGGCGCAGACACATTGGCAACAGG GCCAATCCGGACCCCAGCGCCTGCCTGGGCGTGTTTGGTCTGAGCCTTTACACCACTGAGAGGGACCTGAGGGAGGTTTTCTCTAAATACGGCCCTCTGGCGGACGTCAACATAGTGTATGATCAGCAGTCCCGGCGCTCAAGAGGCTtcgcttttgtttattttgaaaacagtCAGGACTCCAAGGAG GCTAAGGAGCATGCTAATGGTATGGAGCTTGACGGGCGCAGGATCAGGGTGGATTTTTCTATTACCAAAAGAGCTCACACTCCAACTCCTGGAATCTACATGGGACGCCCTACTTA tggtggtggtggaggaggtggtggtggtggtggtggaggaggaggaggtggtggaggaggaggtggaggtggctcATCACGCCGTTTCTCTAGGGACTACGACAGGGGCTATGACAGAGGATACGATAGAGGTTATGATCGGGACTATGATCGTTATGAAGAGCGAGATTACCGGTCATACAG GCGCAGATCTCCGTCTCCGTACTACAGCAGGGGTTACCGCTCACGATCTCGGTCCTACTCACCAC GTCACTACTAG
- the LOC105939047 gene encoding peroxynitrite isomerase THAP4, whose amino-acid sequence MVRVCCVLGCRRTTGLHRFPGDSKIRRQWLRALGLKNGDLTPSAVVCNQHFTLDSFSNWTEFEMGFIKHLHLKSNAVPTLEQERQQGTRRLQPKLTREIGCKTEPVATTCDGVLASLRPARRSKEQPSTRSMSCDPGTFTEPSFPESPSPTSVKIEKCEVLVDESSYHPDGSEVTINPTSFFDEAPPPSHKEYIVHEEQLLKLFWRCPVCTRRCVVEKTTIGTLLRVKQQCSSCEYANEWSSQPVANNIPAGNL is encoded by the exons ATGGTGCGTGTGTGCTGTGTGCTGGGTTGTCGGAGGACCACCGGATTGCATAGATTTCCAGGGGACTCTAAGATTCGGCGCCAGTGGTTACGCGCTCTAGGATTAAAAAATGGTGACCTCACGCCTTCCGCTGTAGTTTGCAACCAGCATTTTACCCTGGACTCCTTCAGCAACTGGACCGAGTTTGAAATGGGCTTCATCAAGCATTTGCACCTGAAGAGCAACGCTGTACCGACGTTGGAGCAGGAGCGGCAGCAGGGGACCAGGCGTTTGCAG CCAAAATTAACACGAGAAATTGGATGCAAAACTGAACCAGTTGCGACCACTTGTGATGGTGTCCTGGCCAGCCTGAGGCCTGCCAGGAGAAGCAAGg AACAACCTTCTACCAGGAGCATGTCATGTGACCCTGGGACCTTCACGGAGCCGTCGTTTCCAGAGTCTCCCAGCCCGACGTCagtgaaaatagaaaaatgtgagGTGTTAGTTGATGAGTCGTCCTATCATCCTGATGGAAGTGAGGTCACCATAAACCCCACAAG CTTCTTCGACGAAGCCCCCCCTCCGTCCCACAAAGAGTATATTGTTCACGAAGAACAGCTGCTGAAGCTTTTTTGGAGGTGTCCCGTTTGCACCCGGAGATGTGTTGTGGAAAAAACAACCATTGGTACGCTCCTCCGCGTCAAACAGCAGTGCAGCAGCTGTGAATATGCCAACGAGTGGTCCAGTCAGCCGGTGGCGAACAACATCCCAGCAGGCAACCTTTAG
- the ola1 gene encoding obg-like ATPase 1, which produces MPPKKTEAPKQPPLIGRFGTSLKIGIVGLPNVGKSTFFNVLTKSQAAADNFPFCTIDPNESRVPVPDERFDYLCQYHKPASKVPAFLNVVDIAGLVKGAHSGQGLGNAFLSHISACDAIFHMTRAFDDEDITHVEGSVDPVRDIEIIHEELRLKDEEMIDPIIDKLEKTAVRGGDKKLKPEYDIMLKVKNWVVEEKKHVRFYHEWNDKEIEVLNKYLFLTSKPMIYLVNLSEKDYIRKKNKWLAKIKEWVDAHDPGAVVIPLSGAVEAKIQEMEEEERNKYCEEQKTQSVLTKIIKTGYSALQLEYFFTAGPDEVRAWTIRKGAKAPQAAGKIHTDFEKGFIMAEVMKFNDFKEEGSENAVKAAGKYRQQGRNYVVEDGDIIFFKFNTPNAPKKK; this is translated from the exons ATGCCTCCGAAAAAGACAGAAGCTCCAAAACAACCTCCGTTGATTGGGCGATTTGGAACATCCCTGAAAATTGGCATCGTGGGGTTGCCTAATGTCGG GAAGTCGACATTTTTCAACGTGCTAACCAAAAGCCAAGCTGCTGCAGATAACTTCCCGTTCTGCACTATTGATCCCAACGAGAGCAGGGTGCCGGTCCCCGATGAGCGCTTCGACTACCTGTGCCAGTACCACAAGCCAGCCAG TAAGGTTCCTGCTTTCCTGAATGTCGTTGACATTGCTGGTCTGGTGAAGGGAGCTCACTCAGGGCAGGGACTTGGAAATGCCTTCCTCTCTCATATCAGTGCCTGCGATGCCATTTTCCACATGACCC GTGCATTCGACGATGAAGACATTACCCACGTGGAAGGCAGCGTCGACCCGGTGAGAGACATCGAGATCATCCACGAGGAGCTGCGGCTAAAAGACGAGGAAATGATCGACCCGATCATCGACAAGCTGGAGAAAACCGCCGTCAGAGGTGGAGACAAAAAACTGAAACCTGAATAT GACATCATGTTGAAGGTAAAGAACTGGGTGGTGGAAGAGAAGAAACACGTTCGATTTTACCACGAGTGGAACGACAAAGAG ATTGAGGTGCTGAACAAATACCTGTTTCTGACATCAAAGCCCATGATCTACCTGGTTAATCTCTCCGAGAAGGATTACAtcagaaaaaagaacaagtg gctggcAAAAATCAAAGAGTGGGTAGATGCCCACGATCCTGGTGCCGTGGTCATCCCGCTGAGCGGAGCTGTGGAGGCCAAGATTcaggagatggaggaggaggagcggaaCAAGTACTGCGaggaacagaaaacacagag TGTTCTGACCAAAATAATAAAGACGGGCTATTCAGCTCTTCAGCTGGAATACTTCTTCACGGCAGGGCCGGATGAGGTGCGAGCGTGGACCATCAGG AAAGGAGCCAAAGCGCCTCAAGCTGCAGGGAAAATCCACACCGACTTTGAGAAAGGCTTCATCATGGCTGAGGTGATGAAGTTCAATGACTTCAAAGAGGAGGGCAGCGAGAACGCAGTCAAG GCCGCCGGCAAATACAGACAGCAGGGCAGGAACTACGTCGTGGAGGATGGCGACATTATCTTTTTCAAATTCAACACACCCAACGCAcccaaaaagaaataa